The Helianthus annuus cultivar XRQ/B chromosome 16, HanXRQr2.0-SUNRISE, whole genome shotgun sequence genome includes a window with the following:
- the LOC110919127 gene encoding protein FAR1-RELATED SEQUENCE 2-like, whose translation MVFSSLDDGYSMYVKYAKECGFSVRKGTTKTNSKGVLHIKYFLCTRAEVYKDKKVDTLDPNQKERIMRYNFSKRTDCGALLCVLFEDGFWKVYKFVEEHNHELVEHPDKHFLPTERHLTQLQKHVIHSMSKLNLGLVKVFNVMNTCFSGFEDVGASKVEFKNYKRYSMVFVPFTGIDNHHCNVTFGATLLASETADMYIWLLRVFLKAVGSQPKVVVTDQDPAMKKAISVVFVDTRHRLCMWHVMHKLSLKVGVRLCNSTNFKERICGVVWTDILTPEEFESEWEVVIAEFNLEDNDWLSDIFALRESWIPAYYRMEHMYGLMRTTSRSKSENHFFGQVCNSKATLVEFMTHYETAIEA comes from the exons ATGGTATTCTCAAGCCTTGATGATGGTTATTCAATGTATGTTAAGTATGCCAAGGAGTGTGGGTTTTCAGTCAGGAAAGGGACTACAAAGACAAACTCTAAAGGTGTCTTACATATTAAGTATTTCTTGTGTACGAGAGCTGAGGTATATAAGGACAAGAAAGTTGATACGTTGGACCCCAATCAAAAGGAGCGAATAATGCGATATAACTTTTCAAAGAGGACTGATTGTGGTGCACTGTTATGTGTACTTTTTGAGGATGGATTTTGGAAGGTGTATAAGTTTGTCGAGGAGCACAATCATGAACTTGTTGAACATCCTGATAAGCATTTTCTTCCAACTGAACGACACCTCACTCAGCTCCAGAAGCATGTTATACACAGCATGTCTAAGCTGAATTTGGGTCTTGTCAAGGTGTTTAATGTTATGAATACTTGTTTTAGCGGTTTTGAAGACGTGGGTGCAAGTAAAGTTGAATTTAAGAACTATAAGAG ATACTCTATGGTGTTTGTACCGTTCACTGGTATAGACAATCATCACTGTAATGTTACATTTGGTGCAACATTGTTGGCGTCGGAAACTGCTGATATGTATATTTGGTTGTTAAGAGTTTTTCTAAAAGCTGTTGGTtctcaaccaaaagttgttgtcactGACCAAGATCCAGCGATGAAGAAGGCTATTTCCGTTGTATTTGTTGACACGAGGCATCGGTTATGCATGTGGCATGTGATGCATAAACTTTCTCTGAAG GTTGGTGTTAGGCTATGCAATTCCACCAATTTTAAAGAACGTATTTGTGGTGTTGTGTGGACGGATATTCTCACACCTGAAGAGTTTGAATCAGAATGGGAAGTGGTTATCGCAGAATTCAATTTAGAAGATAATGACTGGCTATCTGATATTTTTGCACTTAGGGAATCTTGGATCCCTGCATACTATAGAATGGAGCATATGTATGGTCTTATGCGAACGACATCCAGGTCGAAGAGTGAGAATCATTTTTTTGGTCAAGTGTGCAATTCGAAAGCTACTCTTGTTGAGTTCATGACGCATTATGAGACTGCAATAGAAGCATAG
- the LOC110918023 gene encoding glycine-rich RNA-binding protein: MASADVEYRCFVGGLAWATTDQSLQQAFSQYGEILESKIINDRETGRSRGFGFVTFKDEQSMRDAIEAMNGQSLDGRNITVNEAQSRGSGGGGGRRDGGGYGGGGGGYGGGGGGYGRRDGGGGGYGGGGGGYGGGRDRGYGGGGGGYSRGGGASDGDWRN, from the exons atggcgtCTGCTGACGTGGAATACCGGTGCTTCGTTGGTGGCCTTGCTTGGGCCACCACGGATCAATCACTCCAACAAGCGTTTTCACAATACGGCGAGATTTTGGAATCGAAG ATTATTAACGATCGGGAGACCGGTAGATCTAGAGGATTTGGATTTGTTACTTTCAAGGATGAACAATCGATGAGAGATGCGATTGAAGCGATGAACGGCCAGAGCCTCGACGGCCGGAATATCACCGTGAACGAAGCGCAGTCTCGCGGTAGCGGCGGTGGCGGCGGTAGACGTGACGGCGGTGGTTACGGTGGCGGAGGCGGTGGTtacggtggcggtggtggtggataCGGCAGGCGTGATGGAGGTGGCggtggttatggtggtggtggtggtggttatggCGGTGGTCGGGACCGTGGAtacggcggcggcggcggtggttaTTCTAGGGGCGGTGGGGCGTCGGATGGTGACTGGAGGAATTAG